A single window of Aspergillus flavus chromosome 4, complete sequence DNA harbors:
- a CDS encoding kinase-like domain-containing protein produces the protein MGILHRPFKTFNHFPNRQGIIKRSVLGQGIFRRFAGLTITHEPNATRNNLFCYTSGRWLYDEHSQLSRRYVEFNVQALQAHASRVLGTKCIGITKLPEGLYNKALSLEMEGGGEVLARIPNPNAGHPELVVSNEVATLDFVRGSLRNVLDIPVPKVLAWSSPSSESNPVGAAYILMERVNGRQLSEVWATLSKKQRFGLVKSLVEIERKLVNIFFTGIGSLYYKDACPNSYDAVDKTQLPILKQEAASRFVIGQTTERSFCADERQEQGVRGPCTWRTAEEYLTAVARREISLIQKCATHRPQDVPAAVRRTQGAINNHIELLKKFITLLPYILPTGEATRPTLMHHDLHLDNIFVDSADPTKISSIIDWQAVYTAPLFLQARFPSVFDCDDPYPWGAVQPELPDDFDNLSPMEKELARKAHDRLRLKKFYELASRKFNPLLMKAMDAMQDDDDPTSYIFYLVGQSSSDGLVPLRELLVQIYEK, from the exons ATGGGTATCCTCCATAGACCGTTTAAAACATTCAACCACTTTCCCAACAGACAAGGGATAATAAAAAGATCTGTCCTGGGCCAGGGGATTTTTCGTCGTTTTGCTGGTTTGACGATTACCCATGAACCTAACGCAACAAGGAACAACTTGTTCTGCTATACTTCCGGCCGTTGGCTATACGATGAACACAGTCAACTGAGTCGACGATATGTTGAATTCAACGTCCAAGCACTACAGGCGCATGCCTCTCGGGTGCTCGGTACTAAATGCATTGGAATAACCAAACTACCCGAAGGCCTCTATAACAAGGCCCTTTCtttggagatggagggtGGTGGGGAGGTCTTAGCACGAATTCCAAACCCAAATGCTGGCCATCCTGAACTCGTGGTTTCCAACGAGGTTGCAACTCTTGACTTCGTACGCGGCTCT CTTCGCAATGTGCTTGATATTCCAGTCCCTAAAGTTCTGGCCTGGAGCTCGCCATCATCAGAGTCAAATCCAGTGGGTGCGGCATACATCCTGATGGAGAGAGTGAATGGCCGCCAGCTGAGCGAAGTTTGGGCCACTTTGTCCAAAAAACAGCGCTTTGGTTTGGTGAAGAGCTTGGTAGAAATCGAGAGAAAACTTGTAAACATTTTTTTTACAGGTATTGGCAGTCTATATTACAAGGATGCATGCCCAAACAGTTATGATGCCGTTGACAAAACCCAGCTGCCTATACTTAAACAGGAGGCAGCATCAAGATTTGTTATTGGCCAAACAACCGAGCGTTCTTTCTGCGCTGACGAAAGACAAGAGCAAGGCGTGAGGGGTCCATGTACGT GGCGAACGGCAGAGGAGTATCTCACAGCAGTTGCGCGCCGTGAGATATCACTAATCCAGAAGTGCGCAACCCACAGACCCCAGGATGTTCCAGCGGCTGTACGAAGAACGCAGGGAGCAATAAACAACCATATTGAACTATTGAAGAAATTCATAACACTCTTGCCCTATATCTTGCCTACAGGAGAGGCTACCCGACCCACTCTTATGCACCATGACCTTCATCTTGATAATATCTTTGTTGACTCGGCGGATCCAACAAAGATATCCAGTATAATCGATTGGCAAGCAGTTTATACAGCCCCACTCTTCTTACAGGCCAGATTCCCCTCGGTCTTTGACTGTGACGACCCTTACCCATGGGGAGCAGTCCAGCCTGAACTACCCGATGACTTTGACAATCTTTCGCCCATGGAAAAAGAACTTGCTAGAAAAGCACACGACAGACTGAGGTTGAAGAAATTTTACGAACTGGCTTCAAGAAAGTTCAACCCACTTCTTATGAAGGCTATGGATGCCatgcaggatgatgacgatccTACCTCTTATATCTTCTATCTCGTCGGGCAATCTTCATCTGATGGCTTGGTGCCCTTGAGGGAGCTTCTCGTCCAAATATACGAAAAGTAG